Below is a window of Roseofilum casamattae BLCC-M143 DNA.
GGCTCATCTTAGACATAAATTGGTTGAAATTGGTTGAAAGGGTGGTTGAAGTCAAATAAAGTCCGTCTTTATCAATTTCAACCAAGCCAGAAGGCTACCTACAAAAGGCTTTCAGGGTTTCTACCTAAAACCACCCTAACACCATAGGGGTGGAAAGGCTAGGGACAGATGGAAAATATTAGTTTTCAGCATTGAGATTTTTGCAAGTCCATCAGGCCGGAACAGAAATTGCCTAAAATCAGCCCCAAAAGCCCCAAAAAATTTTCCGAACTGGAGGAAAGGCGAACGTAACAGGCTCTTTTGGGTAGATATTAGGTAGAGTAGAGTCAGGTCAAGCCTCAGCCGCCCCTGGCGCTATCGCGTCAAACTATCCTAGACAAGCCGCACTGGCAGAGAAAAGCGAAAGCCCAGCAACAATACCTAGAGACAGAAAAAGATAACCCCAGAGCCTGGAGCTATCTGCTGCAATATTCAGTTTTAGGCTAAAGTTTTAGGCTAAACAGAGGTGGGATTATCAGAACTCGCCAGAGGTCAAGTAGAAATGACTCCAGTCATCAATCCGCAAAGTTACAGTCCAGCGAGAGGTTAGCTGACGATAGAGTCGATCGAGTTGAACAGGATTCTTTCCACGCCAAAGATTGCGAGGATACTCTACGCCACGAATCTTACAATAGGCTTCAATCGTGGCAAAAGTCCCCATATCCTGCCGAATACCATATAGCTCGCTCTCCATAATCTCCTCGTCATCTAGGATGCTCCCCAAGAAGCGAGGGAAGTCCTGACGGCTCTGCTCCCACTTTCGCATTACTTCACCCATGACGAACCTCCTTTATCCCATTTCTCCGTGTAACCAAGACTAACCATCACCACCGCTACTTCCTTAGCGGAAGGCATATCAACCTCCTCCTGTCTGACGCGAGAGCGAATGTACTTCATCAGAAGAGGAGTTGAAACCTCGCGAGGCTGACCGAGTTGTCCCAAAAACAACTCAATGATTTGCTGCAAGCCCGAGTCTTGACCTTTATTGATGTCCAAGTTCTCAAACTCATTAATCACATCAATAGGGTCGTCAAAACCATGCATCCGCATAATCGAATAAACACCCTTGAAATAGGGATACCTATTCTTGCCCCCCTCAAACTTGCTCCTAGGGAACTCGCGCATCCGGGCGCGAAATTCAACCAGCTTTTCCCTGTCCCAGTAATTAAATAAATGCTCCGTCCAATCGTAATCAAGCGCCGTCAAATCAATCAAATCTAGCACCCCAGTATCTTCAGAGCGCTCGGTACGAAGGACAAGACACCGACGCTTGGCTTCTTCATTATTAATAGGAAAGCAGGTAGAAATTAACTTCGGACAGAATGTCCGAAACTCCATAATCGTGCCAGACTTCTCACCTGAAATACGCTGGCGGTCGTAACGCCTAGAAACACCAGAAAGCAAAAGCGATAACATTCGGCCATCAGCCTTAAGGAAGTCGTGAGGCGCGTTATCAACAACAAGGGTATACGGACGCTCGATCCAATCACGTTCTGGAAGCTCTGGATTATGAAACGCATAGCGACCCTGCATAATCGTATTGCGTAAAGCAACAGCAGTTGAATCGGCAAAAACAACAGCATTATGACGATTTAAGAATTTCATAACGGCTACGAGTTGACTTTTACCGGAACCGCTTCTCCCCTGTACCCACATAATAGGTGCAATATTTAACACCGGTAATGGGAGCATTGCAAATGATGCAAAAATTGGAACTTGACAATAATCGTTTGGTAGCAATGTCGCACGATACACGATGTTTACAATGTTGGTAAAGATATCATGCTCTACACTCCAAATCTCGCCGTGCTCCTCTCGATTCGCCTCTTCTCTAATGTCATGATAATTAGGAAGGTCTTCGGTATCATCAATTGGTTTGTTCTCTTCTAATTCCATAACTTCAATCCCTTTAAATGCTGTACGCAAAATGAGGAGGAATCCCTCCTCGCAAACGCTTTTTTACTCCTCTGGCTCTCTCAACGCAATGATTTCGTCATAAAGCATTGAAGCAATTATTACTGACGCCTTTACCTTCCCCTTTGTCTTAGACAAAAGATGTCCGCTAGAAAGAGTGTCATCAGCCAGCTCCGTCCAATCGCGCTCAAGTAGTGAAGACAAAATAAGGGGAGCAGTAAAAGAAAAATATGGGTTGAGCTAAAATCTGCCGAACTTTGATAATATAGGTCTAGCATAAACTTCAATAAACTCATCCAATCAAGATTATGGCTCAAGGTTTTGCTCCTTCACTTCAATCGGACAAGGCAGATAAGAGTGCTGAAACTACAACTGTCAAGTCAGTGGAGGAAATTCAAGCTAGCTTATTAAGTTGTGTTGAGCAGATTGAAGATCCTCGAACCACTCGAACTCAAAAACATCGGTTAAAAGATATCATCGTAATTGCCATTTTAGCTATTATTTCTGGTGCTGAAGGTTGGGAAGATATTGAGAATTATGGTCTGAGCAAATCTCGGTGGTTGAGTGAGTTCTTAGACTTACCTCATGGCATTCCGTC
It encodes the following:
- a CDS encoding transposase family protein; translation: MAQGFAPSLQSDKADKSAETTTVKSVEEIQASLLSCVEQIEDPRTTRTQKHRLKDIIVIAILAIISGAEGWEDIENYGLSKSRWLSEFLDLPHGIPS